The following coding sequences lie in one Lolium perenne isolate Kyuss_39 chromosome 2, Kyuss_2.0, whole genome shotgun sequence genomic window:
- the LOC127320779 gene encoding glyoxylate/hydroxypyruvate reductase HPR3 — protein MASAIAVATVPPSGAKHSVLLLRRANDRLAAALRARYLVVNFYASGASLPAFLAASAAAEPEPPRAALVVGDGTIRVNAAFLDAAPYLRCVVTTAAGLDHIDVAECARRGVLVAGAGQTFSTDVADHAVGLLIDVLRRVSAADRYVRRGMWPVQGDYPLGSKLSGKRVGIIGLGSIGSSIAKRLKAFGCVIQYHSRRPKDTVSFRYFPDVLSLAAESDVLIVACALNNQTQHIVNKDVLEALGKDGVVVNIARGGNIDEAALISALKGGEIAGAGLDVFEKEPDVPAEFFSMDNVVLTAHEAVFTTESGSDLCDLMIGNLEAFFDGKPLVSPVLPN, from the exons ATGGCGtccgccatcgccgtcgccacGGTTCCTCCCTCCGGCGCCAAGCACTCGGTCCTCCTCCTGCGCCGCGCAAACGACCGCCTCGCCGCTGCTCTACGCGCGCGCTACCTCGTCGTCAACTTCTACGCCTCGGGCGCCTCCCTCCCGGCATTCCtcgccgcgtccgccgccgcgGAGCCCGAGCCCCCGCGGGCCGCGCTCGTCGTGGGCGACGGCACCATCCGCGTCAACGCTGCCTTCCTAGACGCGGCGCCGTATCTCCGCTGCGTCGTCACCACCGCCGCCGGCCTGGACCACATCGACGTCGCCGAGTGCGCACGCCGGGGCGTCCTCGTGGCCGGCGCTGGCCAGACCTTCTCGACCGACGTGGCCGACCACGCCGTAGGCCTCCTGATCGACGTGCTCCGGCGAGTCTCGGCGGCTGACCGCTATGTCCGGCGCGGGATGTGGCCGGTTCAAGGGGATTATCCGCTTGGCTCCAAG CTCAGTGGCAAGCGTGTAGGCATCATCGGTTTGGGGAGCATCGGTTCATCAATTGCTAAGCGTCTCAAAGCATTTGGCTGCGTCATCCAGTACCACTCCAGAAGACCAAAAGATACCGTCTCCTTCAGATATTTCCCCGATGTGCTCAGCCTCGCTGCCGAATCCGATGTCCTCATCGTGGCATGCGCCCTGAACAATCAGACGCAGCACATCGTCAACAAGGATGTCCTGGAGGCACTAGGAAAAGACGGCGTAGTGGTGAACATCGCCCGTGGAGGGAACATCGACGAGGCGGCGCTGATCAGCGCGCTGAAGGGAGGGGAGATAGCTGGCGCGGGCCTCGACGTCTTCGAGAAGGAGCCCGATGTGCCGGCGGAGTTCTTCTCCATGGACAATGTGGTGCTCACCGCACATGAGGCGGTCTTCACCACGGAGTCTGGCTCCGATCTTTGCGACCTCATGATCGGGAACCTGGAGGCGTTCTTCGATGGTAAGCCATTGGTCTCACCGGTGCTTCCCAATTAG